One stretch of Methylococcus capsulatus DNA includes these proteins:
- the ndhC gene encoding NADH-quinone oxidoreductase subunit A, with protein MSSTGVPHTDLWPLLLYFGLVLVVVGTMLALPPFLGERRTRRTWSTEQPYESGIVAVGGPQLRFSVRFYLIAIFFVIFDLEAVFIFAWAIAFRESGWPGYLEILIFIGVLVATLVYLWRIGALDWRTPRQRIVEAKFHL; from the coding sequence ATGAGTTCCACCGGCGTTCCACATACCGATCTTTGGCCGCTCCTGCTCTATTTCGGGCTGGTTCTGGTCGTGGTAGGCACGATGCTCGCGCTGCCCCCTTTCCTTGGGGAACGCCGCACCCGCCGCACTTGGTCTACGGAGCAGCCCTACGAGTCCGGCATCGTCGCGGTGGGCGGCCCCCAGCTCCGCTTCTCGGTCCGCTTCTATCTCATCGCGATCTTCTTCGTCATTTTCGATCTGGAAGCCGTCTTCATCTTCGCCTGGGCCATCGCCTTTCGCGAAAGCGGCTGGCCAGGTTACCTCGAAATCCTGATCTTCATCGGCGTCCTGGTCGCCACACTGGTTTATCTGTGGCGCATCGGCGCACTCGACTGGCGCACCCCCCGCCAGCGCATCGTCGAAGCCAAATTCCACCTGTAG